The nucleotide sequence GCTTTCCGTCGCCATGGTGGCGGTCGGGCTGGGCCTGCGGATGGTTCGGGGCGACGTCCCGCTGGAGACCGCCCTGACCGTCCTGATTCTTGTGCCGGAGTATTTTCTCCCCATTCGGGAATTGGGGGCCGATTATCACGCCACGCTGAACGGGCGCACCGCCCTGGCAAACATTCAGGCGCTCCTGCACACGCCCGTGGAGCGCGTGCCCGAAGAAGTCGAGCTCGCTCCCTGGTCCCGGGAGGCCGTGCTCTCGTTTCACCACGTCACCGTCCGGCCCGAAGACCACGGCGAGGGGTCTTTGATCGACGTATCCTTTTCGGTCCGGGGGCCCACCGCCATCGGCATTGTCGGCCCGAGCGGGTCGGGAAAATCCACCCTGATCGATGTCCTGGCGGGGTTTGTGCCCGTGTCCGAAGGAGACATCGAATGGGCCGGGACCCGGGTCCGCACCTTGCAAAGCCCGGCCTGGCGGCGGCAAATCACGTATCTTTCTCAGACCCCGTACATTTTCAGCGGAACCGTCGAGGAGAACCTCCTCATCGCCAATCCCGGGGCCACTCGGGAGGAGTTGTGGGCGGCGGTCGAGCGGGCGCAACTGGACGCCCTGATCCGGCGCTTCCCCCGGGGCATCCGGCAAAAAATCGGCGGCGGCGGCCGGGGGCTGAGCGGAGGGGAAGCCCAGCGACTGGCTCTCGCCCGGGCTTTTTTGGCGGATAAACCGATTCTTTTGTTGGATGAGCCCACCGAGCATCTGGATGTGGAAACGGAATGGGAATTGAAGGGCCCAATGCTGGAGCTTTTCCAAGGCAGGCTCGTGTTCCTGGCCACCCACCGGCTGCATTGGACGGCGCATATGGATGAAATCTTCGTGCTCGACGCGGGGCGGCTGATCGAACGGGGGACTCCCTCTTCTCTCCTGCGGTCCGGCGGACTATTCGCCCGGCTGGTCGCAGCGCAAACGGAGGCCGTGTGATGAAAAGGCGGGATTGGTTCTTCACATACGTCAAAGCGTACCGGCGGCATCTGCTGCTCGCCTCGGTTCTCGGGGCGCTCGGACTCGGTTCGTCCGTGGGTTTGATGTTCACCTCCGGGTACCTGATCTCCAGCGCCGCGTTGCGGCCCGAATCGATTTTGCTCCTGTATGTGCCCATCGTCGCGGTCCGTGCGTTCGGCATTTCCCGGGCGGTCTTGCGCTATGTGGAGCGGCTGGTCGCCCATGACCTTGCACTGTCGATCCTGGCGAAGATGCGAAGCCGGTTTTATCGCATCATCGAGCCCCATGCCCTTCGGTTCCACACCCGGTACAACGCCGGAGAAGCGCTGGGTATGATGGCCGGTGATATGGAGCACCTGCAGGACCTGTACGTGCGGACGGTCATTCCCGCCGCGGCGGCCTCCCTGCTCTACGCCGGGGCGGTGGTCGCCGCGGGCATGGTCTCGGGACCACTGGCCTGGATGATCGGCCCGGCGATCTTCGTTCTCTGGTTTGTTTTTCCTCTTCTGTCTTACGGCGCGCTGCGGCGCCCATCCAGGCACATGCAACGCTGGGTGCGGCGGATGTACCGGACGTTGGCCGACGCCCTGTCCGGAATGGGGGATCTGGTGGCGGCCGGGCGGCAGGACGATTATCTGGCCGTGTTCTCCTCCTTGCAAAAGAAAAAAATAGACCTGGAACGCCGGATGAACACGGCGGGTCTGCTGCGGGACATCGCCGTTCAGCTGGTGATCGCTTTGACCGTCGGCCTGGTGATCTTGTGGTCGGGTAACCCCGCTTGGCATCCGGGCATCCCCGCCGTTTATTTCGCCGCCTTCGTGCTGGCGACCCTTTCCTTGGCGGACGCTTTCGCGCCCCTTTCCCCGGCCATGGAAGCCATTCCCGCCCACCGGGAATCCTTGCGCCGTCTGGCGGACATGGAGCATACTTGGGGACGCGCCGATCGTCCGGAACAAGACCCCCGACACGACGGCCCGAGCCCGGTCGATGTTTCCACGGTGGAGGTCGTGATGGACCACGTCTCGTTTCGTTACCCGGGCACGACCGAGTGGGCGGTGAAGGATATCTCGCTCACGATCCCTCAAGGCAAAAAAATCGCTATTCTCGGAAAAAGCGGTTCGGGGAAATCCACGATGGCACACTTGCTCCAAGGGGTGTTCCCGCCGGAGACAGGGTCGGTCCTGGTGAATGGACGACCCGCCCATGAGTGGGGCGACCGGATGACGGAGGTCCTGTCCGTGCTGAACCAGAATCCGCACATTTTCGATACGACGGTCTTGGAGAACATCCGGATCGGCCGGCCGGACGCCGGCCCGGACGAGGTGCGGAGGGCGGCGCGGCTCGCACAGATCGAAACCCGGATTCTGTCTCTTCCCGCGGGGTATGCCACCCGCCTGTACGAATCCGGCGACCGGCTTTCCGGCGGCGAGCGCCGGCGCATCGCCCTGGCGCGGATTCTCCTGAAAGACACGCCCTGGATCATCTTGGACGAGCCGACCGCGGGTCTCGACCCCTTGACCGAACGCCGGCTGCTCACCACCATTCTTGCCGCCACCGAGGGCAAATCCTTGGTGTTGATCACCCACCGTCTCGTCGGCATGGAGCGGATGGACGAGATTCTCCTGATAGACGAAGGACGCATCACCGATGCGGGTACCCATGCGGAGCTCCTCGAGCGCAACCCCCGGTACCGGGCCTGGTTTGCGCTCGACCATCCCTTTGTCGCGGCTCCCCGGCATTGAACGAACCGAGTGGAAGCGTCTTGACGCCGCGGTGAGGGACGGCCGTGGATCCGCCATGGCCGTCCCGATCAGTCGATCGGTCCGAGACCCGAGTTGACCTCCACCCGCCTTCCCCCCACGATCCGGAAAAACCGTGCCTCCCCATCCTCCGTCTCACTATAGAAGTCTGCCAACCCAAACGCATCCATGACCTTCACCAGGGTTCTCCCGGCCAGTCGCTCTTCCCTCTCCCACCGGTCGGCGTCATCCGCGGGTATGACCCTCGTGTCCGGCGAACCGTCAGGCACAAGCCGCGCCTTTGTTAAAGTCGAAGTCCCTGCCGTGATCGGCCCGGTACTTGCGGGGGCAGATGTCTTCAAAGAAGATCCGCCCGAGTTTCTCCGCCACCTGCACAGGGTCGATGCGAATGGGCGAAATTTCCCGGTTGATCTCCTGTTCCTCATCGCTCAGGAAGGTATATGTCCCGTCCGCGTTTTGCGCTACCAGATGGTACAGCACCAGCTTCTTGAGGGAGGCGCGCACGGTGGTTTCCAAATCCCGTCGCACCGCGTCGAGGCGGTCGATCAGGAGCAGCGTGTCCGCCCGCCGGCGTCCGGCCTCCTCGATGAGCCCCATCAACTCGGGCTCCAGATTCTTTTCGCGAAAATACTCGACGGCCGTTTTGCCGTTGGCCACTCTTTGGCCGAGCAGGTAGGAAACGATTTTAAGGAAATGGGATTTTCCTGAACCGAAAAAGCCGGAGATCCAGACCCCGATCGAAAGGCGCGGTAATAGTTGTCATCCATGAGTAAATTAAAGAGTTTCAACTGGCTTCCGTTGTACGTGCCGGGGAAAAAAGCACGACGGGAACATCCGTCACCCATTCATGCAGGCGATTCAGGACGCCGTGGGAACGCAGCAGGGGATACAGGCTCCCGACACCGGTCAGAAGCAGGGCCTCCGCCCCCTCGGCCGCCGCGGCCACGGATCGAACGAGGCGGTCCGAATCGAGCACCGGCATCATCGCCCGCTGCAGCCTCGCCGTTCCCTCGGTCGCCTCGATCTCGAAGAGCGTGTCCAGCCCCACCTCGTCCTCGAACAGGGAGAGGACGGCTTGGTACAGGTTGACGTTCACAATCCGCCGGGAAGACTGCCTCACCAGGCGGTTCACAAAGCGCCGGACCACCCATTCATCTTTGGGATCGTAATCAAATACATAATAGGACAACTCATTGCCCTGCCCTTCCCCCCGAAGGAAGCCTTCATCGTCCATCATCTGCTCCAGAGCATCCATCTTCTTCTGTAAACTCGGCTGCATGGGGACACCTCTCCGTCGCGACGCACACGATTGCTCATCACTCAGAGCGCCAACATGAATCGCGGAAAATATGGGTAATCCGGGGTATGCCGGATGTATCGCGCCAAGTCTTCACCGATCACCAGCGGCTGAATGGACCAGACGGAAGACCCGTCAGCCCGGAGGCCAACAGCCGCAGGGCAATCTCCATCTCATGGCGCAGCGGCCGTTCCGAGAGAAAGCTGAGCGTATATCCCTGGTTCGTCCATCCATCCAAACCGATCACCACGGTCACAAAATGTGAACCCTTTTCTTTCAGAATATCACAGTTTGTGAACAAGTCCACAATGAATCAAACTATAAAAAGAGCCCTCACGAAGGGCAAAAAAATTCCGCGTAGAATGCGCGGCCGAAGGGAGGTCTCGATTACATAAGAACTACAGAACTAACGGGGTAATGAATAGCCCGATCCATTGGTTGCCCGATTTCTCTCACTATGAATATACGATAAAATTGAAATTCACCAGTTAAAAGTTCCATGATTCCCTTCTAATCAATTCTAAAAAGTTTATATGTTCCACACCAAGATCAATGCACATGTTCGGGATTTTGATTCGCGTCGCATTGGAGGATGCCTGTTTCTCCTCGGTAACCACAATTGCCCCGTTTACTTTAGCCAGTGCCACCACCCACGGGTCAGCCCATACTCCAGTATGGCTGAATTGTGGAATTATTTGCGGGAATTTATTCACTAAGTGTCTTACTATGTTCTGTATCTCGTTGTCAGGCTCTATAAACATTCCCCGACGCTCTTTAACCCAGCGAAATAACGCGTCTCCACCCTTCTCCAATTCATAAAATACATCAATAGGTGAAACGAGCCTTGTCTCTCGAATCAAACGGTCCAAATTGACCCATAAAGAAGGGAACACATCCGGGGGATATTGTTCACGCCACGCTGTAATAAGAGAGCTCGTATCCATATAGTACACGTTGAGCAGACCCCCGGCGTTACGTTCCTAATAACGCTTTTTCTATTGAATTCATATGGTCGAATTTTATCCCCCCCAAATAATTCGACAGCTCTATGGGACCAATGATTTTCTGGTAAAAAGCGTCAAGAACAATGCCCGTATAGGCTCGGCCGTTCGCTCGGAGCACACGCCTGTAGTACGGTTCATACCCTTCTTTTGAAGATTCCTGAAGATGTTGCGCATATATTCTTCGATACTCCAAGCGCTTTTCTTGATAAAATTCCTGATCCGCTAAGCCAAAAAGCAAGAGGCGGAGCAGCATGACCTCCTGACTGACCTTGAATCGATTCGCCAACCGGGAAAGGTCAGAATCATCCCAGCGCTTGCCCCGATGCTGTTGAACAAGAGGTTGGGCCAGAAGTGCTTCCCGAGGTACGAGGACTTCTGCGGCAATATAGTTACAAAAGGTTTCCAGGTCATTCCGGCTACCGGGATCTTGGTCTCTCAGGTCACAAATTCCACTGTCATCCAGGGTGAGATGAACGAACTCGTGCAGCAGAGTAAATATCCTTCCCCTTGGAGAATCCTTGCCGTTCAACGTGATCACTGGCAAGGGTCGTTTGGAAATAGAGAATCCCCTCATCTGGGCCAAAGGGATATCTGTGGACTGAAAAACCAGAACTCCCGATTTTTCTACGGCCGAAATCCACGAGCGTAAGGCTTCATATTGGTCGGGCCAAGCAAACTGCGCTTCCACAGAAATCCCGAGTCTCATTCTTATACGGTGCGCAACCTCTTGAGCTGACTCCGAAAGGACAGCATTGAGGTCAAAATCGGGGATCTCCTCACCCATGTCGTTCATCAGTTCGCAAGCGATCCGCCGACGATCATACGCTTTTCGAATCTCAAATCCAAGTTCCGGCGAAAGGTCAGGCTCAGCCCTGTGGACTGTCCTGAAATCAGCGATAGCGGGACGGTCATCCGGAGGAGTATCAAGGTAGAACAAGGCTGCAGGACGCCGGTAAGTTTTCCCCAAGGCTCGCAACTGTCTCAACGTCGGGCTGTCCCAGCCGGTTTCCCAACTCTTCAAGACTTCCGGTTTGACCCGAATCTTCCTTGCCGCTTCCTCCAAAGAATACCCACAATCCTGACGCGCCCACACTAACATGCTGGGATTGATGCGCATTTTCGGACCCGTTGCCAAATAGAACCCCCCTTCTGGGAGTATGCTTGAACGACTGAACCCATTGTACAGCAAGGAGGTGACCTTGCAAAACGGGGATACGCACCTCCCATTACTGAACTCGAGACTCTGCCATTGGATGATTTGCACCTTATGAGACTCTCTCATCCCTCCAAGTTCCAGGGGCTAACCATCGTTCCCTCTCTTATCAATCAAGGGTAGACCGTGATCATCACAGGCAAGATCGAGGGCAACCGGATCAGGAAGCAACCCTCTCTTTGACTATTGTCCATGGCTTCTTAAACACGTTTCCCGCTGATGTCGGCGCCTGTTCCCCTTCACCGAGATCTTCACCGAACCAAAACCAAACGGCTTTGCATATCCCAGCCGGTGAACCATCCCTTCCTCCAACTCCACGGAGTAAAGCAGTGTCCCCAGCTCAAGTTCCGCCAAGTTTTCAAATTCTACGGTAAACTGAAACACAGCCCCGGGTTCCAGAGCCTTCCGGATGGTGCGGTTCTGGTCACTTTTGCTATGGCCCTGATATTCCGCGGGATTGGCCCGCCCATGATGACGATAGAACTTGCGTCCACGCAGTCGCGCCCCTTCGGTGTCATAGGTCACCAGCGGATCGGAGCGGCCCTGGGCATCGAGCAAATTTTTTCCACAATGTCAAAGTTTCTCGGCGGCCCGTCCCGTTGACGTTCAGAACTCAAGATATCTGCTCTTCACCTCATGAGGAATATTCTTTGGAGGTGCCGGCCGAGGAATGCCTGCACCACCGAGTTTAAACGAGCGAACGGGGGTGCGCCGCCCCCTTCAGCCGCATTGTCGAGGCATACCGGTTACACCGGTTCCAACAGTCCCTTCTCCAAACAAAGTGGGAGGGAAAGTTTTTTGGGCCTTCCGTTAAAAACAATCTCAACGATTTCACCCTCAACTTTCACGATTCGTCCCCGGCCGAAGACCGGATGTCGAACGCTTTTCCCGGCCGTGAGCCCGTTCGCGGTTCGAATCGCACGGGGACTCACCGGGATTGTCGATCTGTCGGGCTGCTCAACGCCGTGCCGTGACGGAGCTGCCCGATGATTTTTTGCCACCGATTTCGGTGGAGCTTGAATCCTCCGGACATGGGTGACAAAGCGGGATTCCTTGACCTTGCCGCCGTCCTTATTTCGATAAGTCACCAACTCCAGGTGCGTTTTTGCCCGGGTCATTCCCACGTAAAAAAGGCGCGCCGCCTCCTCCATAGCTGCTGAGTCCTTATTCCGCAACCTTTGAATGTCATCG is from Kyrpidia tusciae DSM 2912 and encodes:
- a CDS encoding XRE family transcriptional regulator; the encoded protein is MATGPKMRINPSMLVWARQDCGYSLEEAARKIRVKPEVLKSWETGWDSPTLRQLRALGKTYRRPAALFYLDTPPDDRPAIADFRTVHRAEPDLSPELGFEIRKAYDRRRIACELMNDMGEEIPDFDLNAVLSESAQEVAHRIRMRLGISVEAQFAWPDQYEALRSWISAVEKSGVLVFQSTDIPLAQMRGFSISKRPLPVITLNGKDSPRGRIFTLLHEFVHLTLDDSGICDLRDQDPGSRNDLETFCNYIAAEVLVPREALLAQPLVQQHRGKRWDDSDLSRLANRFKVSQEVMLLRLLLFGLADQEFYQEKRLEYRRIYAQHLQESSKEGYEPYYRRVLRANGRAYTGIVLDAFYQKIIGPIELSNYLGGIKFDHMNSIEKALLGT
- the cydC gene encoding thiol reductant ABC exporter subunit CydC, with the protein product MKRRDWFFTYVKAYRRHLLLASVLGALGLGSSVGLMFTSGYLISSAALRPESILLLYVPIVAVRAFGISRAVLRYVERLVAHDLALSILAKMRSRFYRIIEPHALRFHTRYNAGEALGMMAGDMEHLQDLYVRTVIPAAAASLLYAGAVVAAGMVSGPLAWMIGPAIFVLWFVFPLLSYGALRRPSRHMQRWVRRMYRTLADALSGMGDLVAAGRQDDYLAVFSSLQKKKIDLERRMNTAGLLRDIAVQLVIALTVGLVILWSGNPAWHPGIPAVYFAAFVLATLSLADAFAPLSPAMEAIPAHRESLRRLADMEHTWGRADRPEQDPRHDGPSPVDVSTVEVVMDHVSFRYPGTTEWAVKDISLTIPQGKKIAILGKSGSGKSTMAHLLQGVFPPETGSVLVNGRPAHEWGDRMTEVLSVLNQNPHIFDTTVLENIRIGRPDAGPDEVRRAARLAQIETRILSLPAGYATRLYESGDRLSGGERRRIALARILLKDTPWIILDEPTAGLDPLTERRLLTTILAATEGKSLVLITHRLVGMERMDEILLIDEGRITDAGTHAELLERNPRYRAWFALDHPFVAAPRH
- a CDS encoding BREX protein BrxB domain-containing protein; the encoded protein is MQPSLQKKMDALEQMMDDEGFLRGEGQGNELSYYVFDYDPKDEWVVRRFVNRLVRQSSRRIVNVNLYQAVLSLFEDEVGLDTLFEIEATEGTARLQRAMMPVLDSDRLVRSVAAAAEGAEALLLTGVGSLYPLLRSHGVLNRLHEWVTDVPVVLFSPARTTEAS
- a CDS encoding DUF4411 family protein; its protein translation is MDTSSLITAWREQYPPDVFPSLWVNLDRLIRETRLVSPIDVFYELEKGGDALFRWVKERRGMFIEPDNEIQNIVRHLVNKFPQIIPQFSHTGVWADPWVVALAKVNGAIVVTEEKQASSNATRIKIPNMCIDLGVEHINFLELIRRESWNF
- the cydD gene encoding thiol reductant ABC exporter subunit CydD, with the protein product MRELRDILSWPGARATMIGGGVLVLIQGISILLQAHWLAQTVVLLFAGAGSAEVWPWAAGFLAAFAARTLAAAGRQALGFRFAKNAEQALRINIIRRLLALGPGWVRKDGTGTWVAQTVEGVDHVSRYVGIYLPKLAGSAVIPGCVLVYLFLRDGLSASIVLAVTPLIVVFMILLGKAAQARVDRQWKAYRRLADHFLDVLRGLVTLKHLGRSRQQGVTIDRVNEQYRKATNRSLRVAFLSSFALEFFSMLSVAMVAVGLGLRMVRGDVPLETALTVLILVPEYFLPIRELGADYHATLNGRTALANIQALLHTPVERVPEEVELAPWSREAVLSFHHVTVRPEDHGEGSLIDVSFSVRGPTAIGIVGPSGSGKSTLIDVLAGFVPVSEGDIEWAGTRVRTLQSPAWRRQITYLSQTPYIFSGTVEENLLIANPGATREELWAAVERAQLDALIRRFPRGIRQKIGGGGRGLSGGEAQRLALARAFLADKPILLLDEPTEHLDVETEWELKGPMLELFQGRLVFLATHRLHWTAHMDEIFVLDAGRLIERGTPSSLLRSGGLFARLVAAQTEAV